A genome region from Cucurbita pepo subsp. pepo cultivar mu-cu-16 chromosome LG02, ASM280686v2, whole genome shotgun sequence includes the following:
- the LOC111788767 gene encoding sugar transporter ERD6-like 6 isoform X2 encodes MSFRDENDEARDLRKPFLHTGSWYRMGSRQSSMMGSSQAIRDNSVSVLACVLIVALGPIQFGFTCGYSSPTQSSIMKDLQLTVSEYSIFGSLSNVGAMFGAISSGQIAEYIGRKGSLMIAAIPNIIGWLAISFAKDSSFLYMGRLLEGFGVGIISYTVPVYIAEIAPQNLRGGLGSVNQLSITLGIMLAYLLGLFVPWRLLAILGILPCTILIPGLFFIPESPRWLAKMGMADEFETSLQVLRGFDADISIEVNEIKRSVATTGKRTTIRFAELKRRRYWLPLMIGIGLLMLQQLTGINAVLFYSSTIFAAAGVKSSNAATFGLGAVQVIATAVTTWLVDRAGRRILLIVSTAGMTFSLLIVSSVFFLKGHTPDTSNLFGILSTLSVVGVVALVVFFSLGLGAIPWIIMSEILPINIKGLAGSLATLANWFIASLVTMTANLLFEWSNGGTFAIYMSVSAFTMAFIILWVPETKGRTLEEIQFSFR; translated from the exons ATGAGTTTCAGAGACGAGAATGACGAAGCGAGGGATCTCAGGAAGCCGTTCCTGCACACCGGAAGTTGGTACCGTATGGGATCCAGGCAATCGAGTATGATGGGATCCTCCCAGGCCATTCGTGATAACTCTGTTTCAGTTCTTGCCTGCGTTTTGATCGTCGCGCTCGGTCCAATCCAGTTTGGTTTTACC TGTGGCTATTCATCTCCCACGCAATCTTCGATAATGAAGGATCTTCAACTCACAGTCTCCGAG TACTCTATATTCGGTTCTTTATCCAATGTGGGCGCCATGTTTGGGGCTATATCCAGTGGTCAGATAGCCGAATACATCGGGCGAAAAGGA TCTTTGATGATTGCTGCAATTCCTAACATTATAGGATGGCTTGCTATATCATTTGCAAAG GATTCTTCTTTCCTTTACATGGGGAGGTTGCTGGAAGGCTTTGGCGTGGGAATAATCTCGTACACG GTTCCTGTTTATATTGCTGAGATAGCTCCCCAGAACTTGAGAGGCGGCCTTGGCTCGGTTAACCAG CTCTCTATCACCCTTGGAATAATGCTTGCTTATCTGCTTGGTCTTTTTGTGCCGTGGCGACTGCTTGCGATTCTGG GAATTTTGCCTTGTACGATTCTGATTCCTGGATTGTTCTTCATCCCAGAATCTCCTCGGTGGCTG GCGAAAATGGGAATGGCGGACGAGTTTGAAACATCCTTGCAAGTTCTTCGGGGATTTGATGCTGATATCTCGATTGAAGTGAATGAAATCAAG AGATCTGTAGCAACTACGGGCAAAAGAACAACAATTCGTTTTGCAGAACTTAAGCGGAGAAGATACTGGCTTCCTTTGATG ATTGGTATTGGATTACTAATGTTGCAGCAACTTACTGGAATTAATGCGGTTTTGTTCTATTCAAGTACCATATTTGCAGCTGCTG GTGTTAAATCAAGTAATGCTGCTACATTTGGGCTGGGTGCAGTCCAG GTTATTGCCACTGCAGTGACCACATGGTTGGTTGACAGAGCAGGCCGTCGAATTCTCCTTATT GTGTCCACAGCTGGAATGACGTTCAGCCTTTTAATTGTTTCCTCTGTATTCTTTTTGAAG GGTCATACCCCGGACACTTCCAATTTATTTGGTATTCTGAGTACGTTATCAGTCGTTGGTGTTGTG GCCCTGGTGGTTTTCTTCTCTCTGGGTCTTGGAGCTATTCCATGGATTATAATGTCTGAG ATTCTTCCCATCAATATTAAGGGTCTCGCAGGAAGCCTGGCAACGTTAGCCAACTGGTTCATTGCTTCGTTAGTCACGATGACTGCAAACTTGCTCTTTGAATGGAGCAATGGAG GAACGTTCGCCATCTACATGTCTGTAAGTGCATTCACAATGGCATTTATTATACTCTGGGTCCCCGAGACGAAAGGAAGAACACTGGAAGAAATTCAGTTCTCCTTCAG ATAA
- the LOC111788767 gene encoding sugar transporter ERD6-like 6 isoform X1: MSFRDENDEARDLRKPFLHTGSWYRMGSRQSSMMGSSQAIRDNSVSVLACVLIVALGPIQFGFTCGYSSPTQSSIMKDLQLTVSEYSIFGSLSNVGAMFGAISSGQIAEYIGRKGSLMIAAIPNIIGWLAISFAKDSSFLYMGRLLEGFGVGIISYTVPVYIAEIAPQNLRGGLGSVNQLSITLGIMLAYLLGLFVPWRLLAILGILPCTILIPGLFFIPESPRWLAKMGMADEFETSLQVLRGFDADISIEVNEIKRSVATTGKRTTIRFAELKRRRYWLPLMIGIGLLMLQQLTGINAVLFYSSTIFAAAGVKSSNAATFGLGAVQVIATAVTTWLVDRAGRRILLIVSTAGMTFSLLIVSSVFFLKGHTPDTSNLFGILSTLSVVGVVALVVFFSLGLGAIPWIIMSEILPINIKGLAGSLATLANWFIASLVTMTANLLFEWSNGGTFAIYMSVSAFTMAFIILWVPETKGRTLEEIQFSFR, from the exons ATGAGTTTCAGAGACGAGAATGACGAAGCGAGGGATCTCAGGAAGCCGTTCCTGCACACCGGAAGTTGGTACCGTATGGGATCCAGGCAATCGAGTATGATGGGATCCTCCCAGGCCATTCGTGATAACTCTGTTTCAGTTCTTGCCTGCGTTTTGATCGTCGCGCTCGGTCCAATCCAGTTTGGTTTTACC TGTGGCTATTCATCTCCCACGCAATCTTCGATAATGAAGGATCTTCAACTCACAGTCTCCGAG TACTCTATATTCGGTTCTTTATCCAATGTGGGCGCCATGTTTGGGGCTATATCCAGTGGTCAGATAGCCGAATACATCGGGCGAAAAGGA TCTTTGATGATTGCTGCAATTCCTAACATTATAGGATGGCTTGCTATATCATTTGCAAAG GATTCTTCTTTCCTTTACATGGGGAGGTTGCTGGAAGGCTTTGGCGTGGGAATAATCTCGTACACG GTTCCTGTTTATATTGCTGAGATAGCTCCCCAGAACTTGAGAGGCGGCCTTGGCTCGGTTAACCAG CTCTCTATCACCCTTGGAATAATGCTTGCTTATCTGCTTGGTCTTTTTGTGCCGTGGCGACTGCTTGCGATTCTGG GAATTTTGCCTTGTACGATTCTGATTCCTGGATTGTTCTTCATCCCAGAATCTCCTCGGTGGCTG GCGAAAATGGGAATGGCGGACGAGTTTGAAACATCCTTGCAAGTTCTTCGGGGATTTGATGCTGATATCTCGATTGAAGTGAATGAAATCAAG AGATCTGTAGCAACTACGGGCAAAAGAACAACAATTCGTTTTGCAGAACTTAAGCGGAGAAGATACTGGCTTCCTTTGATG ATTGGTATTGGATTACTAATGTTGCAGCAACTTACTGGAATTAATGCGGTTTTGTTCTATTCAAGTACCATATTTGCAGCTGCTG GTGTTAAATCAAGTAATGCTGCTACATTTGGGCTGGGTGCAGTCCAG GTTATTGCCACTGCAGTGACCACATGGTTGGTTGACAGAGCAGGCCGTCGAATTCTCCTTATT GTGTCCACAGCTGGAATGACGTTCAGCCTTTTAATTGTTTCCTCTGTATTCTTTTTGAAG GGTCATACCCCGGACACTTCCAATTTATTTGGTATTCTGAGTACGTTATCAGTCGTTGGTGTTGTG GCCCTGGTGGTTTTCTTCTCTCTGGGTCTTGGAGCTATTCCATGGATTATAATGTCTGAG ATTCTTCCCATCAATATTAAGGGTCTCGCAGGAAGCCTGGCAACGTTAGCCAACTGGTTCATTGCTTCGTTAGTCACGATGACTGCAAACTTGCTCTTTGAATGGAGCAATGGAG GAACGTTCGCCATCTACATGTCTGTAAGTGCATTCACAATGGCATTTATTATACTCTGGGTCCCCGAGACGAAAGGAAGAACACTGGAAGAAATTCAGTTCTCCTTCAGATAA